GCGATGTGACCGGGCAACAGCGAAGTGGAGTGGGACCATGAGAAGGGCCATGCACGCAGTGGCGATGTTGCTGATCCTCGTCTCGGCCCTGACGGCCCAGGCGACGTCGCTGACGGGAGCGACGGGATCGACGCTCGGGACGGTCGTCGCAACGGAGGCACCGGTCACTCCTCCCGCGAACGACCTGGTCCATCAGTACGGCGATCCCGACGACGCCATCACGGGCAACCGCAGCAACAGCGTGGCCGGTGGGTCGCCGATCTTCTCGCCGACCAGTTCGACGCAATCTTCGTCGACGCTGGCAGCCTGGTTGATCGCCGTGATCATGCAAGTCATCCCGTCGTTCTGACGTCGGCCGCCGGGAGACCGGTCGGCGTCGCACCGCAGTGGCTAGAGCCGTGAAGAGGTGAGGGGAGTCCAGTTCGAATAGCCCACTTTCTCGCCAGGGGTTTCATTCGATGGATCGCGAATCCGGACATCGGCGCCAGGGGCGCCGCCACGACCCGAACCCGCACCGGTACACGGACGGGGGCGAGTGCACGCGTCTGGAAGCGGTCGGCGATCTCCATTTCGAAGCCAGTGCCTATTCCTCGGCCCTCGAATACTACCGGCGCATCCTCGACGGCGGCGCCCTCGACGGACTCGACCTCGGGCATGCCCTCGCTCTCCAGCGCAAGACCATCGACGCCGCGCTCAACCTGGGCGACCTCTCCCTGGCCCGTGAACTCCTGAAACGGGCGCAGGAACAGGTCCAGGCCGCGGTCGGATTGCCGGAGGCGGAGAGGCGCCTGCTCGCCGCCCCCCTGTTGGGACGGGAGGCCAGCCTCCTGGTGCAGCGGGGCTCCTACGCGGACGCGCTGCTGGTCTGCAAGCGGGCCTTCGCCGTCCTGGCCGTCACCGACAACCACACCGAGGTCGCCAACCTCCAGGTGACGATGGGCGTCTGCCACCACCGCCTCGGCCGCCTCGACAAGGCGGAGGAATTCTACAGCGACGCGCTGGCGACCTTCCGCCGGATCGGCGACGACCTCGGCATGGCCATCCTCTACAACAACCTGGCCTTGCTACAGAAGAATGCCTGCCGCTGGCACCGGGCCCTCGATTTCCAGCGCCGCTCGCTCGAACTGGCGGCGTCGCACGGCGCCACCCACCTGATGGCGCGCCTCCACCTGAACGAGGGCATCATCCTGCGCAAGGCCGAACGGCGCGGCGAGGCCCGCGCCAGCTTCGAGAAGTGCCTGCGCCTGTCGACGAGTCTGGGCGACCTCGACCGCAGGACCAAGGCCTGCCTTGCGCTCGGACAGCTCGATCTGCTCGAAGGCCGCCTGATGCGGGCCGAGGAACTGGTGATGGAGGGCCAGCACCTCGCCGAGCAGGCCGGGTACCCGCGCGAAGCCGCGATCGCCGACGAGTACATGGGGGACATCCAGGCGCACCGCGGCGAGTGGGACCGCGCGCTCTACAACTACGAGCTCGGCCTGGCGAAGGCCCGCGGCATCGGCAAGTCCACCGACCTCGAGGGCGAGATCCTGCGCCGGATCGCCGAGGCCCGGGCCGGTCAGCAGCGCTG
This is a stretch of genomic DNA from bacterium. It encodes these proteins:
- a CDS encoding tetratricopeptide repeat protein; translated protein: MDRESGHRRQGRRHDPNPHRYTDGGECTRLEAVGDLHFEASAYSSALEYYRRILDGGALDGLDLGHALALQRKTIDAALNLGDLSLARELLKRAQEQVQAAVGLPEAERRLLAAPLLGREASLLVQRGSYADALLVCKRAFAVLAVTDNHTEVANLQVTMGVCHHRLGRLDKAEEFYSDALATFRRIGDDLGMAILYNNLALLQKNACRWHRALDFQRRSLELAASHGATHLMARLHLNEGIILRKAERRGEARASFEKCLRLSTSLGDLDRRTKACLALGQLDLLEGRLMRAEELVMEGQHLAEQAGYPREAAIADEYMGDIQAHRGEWDRALYNYELGLAKARGIGKSTDLEGEILRRIAEARAGQQRWREAATSAEAALEICLACGELFEIGFCHQVLGRALTRLGDTAGGSSHFKLATRTFRTQQLPVQAARSVLLQLEECDAGASREELIILRRSLGEATESDAVREDEHLRGDLLRGFAEVLLRLGEHDEALIALGELDRVLMSLEAPALAEQAETLRNRLERAMVGEQPLLDPQRLSIRGAGERSAAVQDALQGLLEAAVTRTGAREGFVALMPLADHPVSDLIATSHGLPATVARKLTTWFGDKLYAGSPAPRLISRPEPGTAVAKILAGLPCASGVNLFVPIALPDKLYGLLFLSGCPDHPGTSVFRPALEFLATTAGFLAMNVAELERDRPAAAAQAAPEKESALAGIITGHPDMLRLLDVV